The following proteins are encoded in a genomic region of Nocardioides renjunii:
- a CDS encoding flavin-containing monooxygenase, producing the protein MDARQRTPQPPDEPVLDSVVIGAGQAGLAASYFLRQRGIDHVVLDANPQAGGAWQHRWASLSMADVHGVADLPGSTAPTGSQRAANVVVPDYFEDYERWHHLPVVRPVRVERVDSEGDLLVVRSPGRTWHTRTLVNATGTWTRPFVPYYPGIASFAGEQVHAAHYPGVEHFRGRRVLVVGGGASAVQLLGELAPVTGTLWVTRRPPVWRDGFDAEAGLAAVTAVEERVRRGLPPASVVSVTGLALRPQEQEAARLGAYDRQPMFERIEAEGVRWADGRFEPVDAILWATGFRPAVDHLAPLDLRSPAGGIALVPVAGNVQGATTAVRDPRVQLVGYGPSASTVGASRAGRQAALAVSRLLASAQPSDLTA; encoded by the coding sequence ATGGACGCACGCCAGCGCACGCCGCAGCCCCCGGACGAGCCGGTCCTCGACTCGGTCGTGATCGGCGCCGGGCAGGCGGGGCTCGCGGCGTCGTACTTCCTGCGCCAGCGGGGGATCGACCACGTCGTGCTCGACGCCAACCCCCAGGCGGGCGGCGCGTGGCAGCACCGGTGGGCCTCGCTCAGCATGGCCGACGTGCACGGGGTGGCGGACCTGCCCGGCTCGACCGCGCCGACCGGCTCGCAGCGCGCCGCGAACGTCGTCGTGCCCGACTACTTCGAGGACTACGAGCGGTGGCACCACCTCCCGGTGGTGCGGCCGGTGCGGGTCGAGCGCGTCGACAGCGAGGGCGACCTGCTGGTGGTCCGGTCGCCCGGGCGGACGTGGCACACCCGCACCCTCGTCAACGCCACCGGCACCTGGACGCGCCCGTTCGTCCCCTACTACCCCGGCATCGCGTCGTTCGCCGGCGAGCAGGTCCACGCCGCGCACTACCCCGGAGTCGAGCACTTCCGCGGCAGGCGGGTGCTCGTCGTGGGCGGGGGCGCCTCGGCCGTGCAGCTCCTCGGCGAGCTGGCTCCGGTGACGGGGACGCTGTGGGTGACCCGGCGACCGCCGGTGTGGCGCGACGGCTTCGACGCCGAGGCCGGGCTCGCCGCCGTGACCGCGGTGGAGGAGCGCGTACGCCGCGGGCTGCCGCCGGCCAGCGTGGTCAGCGTGACCGGTCTCGCGCTCCGCCCGCAGGAGCAGGAGGCGGCCCGGCTCGGTGCCTACGACCGGCAGCCGATGTTCGAGCGGATCGAGGCCGAGGGCGTGAGGTGGGCGGACGGCCGCTTCGAGCCCGTCGACGCGATCCTGTGGGCGACCGGCTTCCGGCCTGCGGTCGACCACCTCGCGCCGCTCGACCTGCGCAGCCCCGCGGGCGGGATCGCCCTCGTCCCGGTGGCCGGCAACGTGCAGGGCGCCACGACGGCGGTGCGCGACCCGCGGGTCCAGCTGGTCGGCTACGGACCTTCTGCCAGCACCGTCGGCGCGTCGCGTGCGGGGCGCCAGGCCGCGCTCGCGGTCAGCCGCCTGCTGGCCTCCGCGCAGCCGTCGGACCTGACCGCCTGA
- a CDS encoding isocitrate lyase/PEP mutase family protein gives MDTATRATTLLELHHTGTTLVLPNVWDAWSARSVADAGFTALSIGSHPLADSRGQGDNEDMSIDDALDGVRRICSAVPDVPVTADMEAGYGAAPAELVERLLEAGAVGLNIEDTVHSEGGRMRSVAEHADYIGGLRQAADAAGVDLVVNARTDVFLKKDRFEDPVGEAVARLRGCEEAGARCVYPVGVPDAATLQAVLDAVSGPVNVIANPRTGSAAGSLEDLQVMGVHRVTFGPKLMQELAQDLVTLVAPWR, from the coding sequence ATGGACACCGCCACCCGCGCCACGACCCTGCTCGAGCTGCACCACACCGGCACCACGCTGGTGCTCCCCAACGTCTGGGACGCCTGGTCCGCCCGGTCCGTCGCCGACGCGGGGTTCACCGCGCTGAGCATCGGCAGCCACCCGCTCGCCGACTCCCGCGGCCAGGGCGACAACGAGGACATGTCGATCGACGACGCCCTCGACGGCGTACGCCGCATCTGCTCCGCCGTGCCCGACGTGCCCGTGACCGCCGACATGGAGGCCGGCTACGGCGCGGCACCGGCGGAGCTGGTCGAGCGCCTGCTGGAGGCCGGCGCGGTGGGGCTCAACATCGAGGACACCGTGCACTCCGAGGGCGGTCGGATGCGCTCGGTCGCCGAGCACGCCGACTACATCGGCGGGCTCCGCCAGGCGGCTGACGCGGCGGGCGTCGACCTCGTCGTCAACGCCCGCACCGACGTCTTCCTGAAGAAGGACCGGTTCGAGGACCCCGTCGGCGAGGCCGTCGCCCGCCTCCGCGGGTGCGAGGAGGCGGGCGCCCGCTGCGTCTACCCGGTCGGCGTGCCCGACGCGGCGACCCTCCAGGCGGTGCTGGACGCGGTCTCCGGTCCGGTCAACGTCATCGCCAACCCGCGCACCGGATCCGCCGCCGGGTCGCTGGAGGACCTCCAGGTGATGGGCGTGCACCGGGTGACGTTCGGTCCCAAGCTGATGCAGGAGCTCGCCCAGGACCTGGTCACGCTGGTCGCTCCCTGGCGCTGA
- a CDS encoding MMPL family transporter produces MARLLFRLGRTAYRRWYVFVAAWLVALVAVGFTATAISKPMTDAFSIPGIESEEAADLQEELFPDAVDAFDQAGITVVVAAPEGSTLGEEPYADRVAALVAELADTPQAPAAETILDPVAAAAGQEQQMVDAVVEAGGDEAAAREDFAALSPLSEDGRTGTISYVLDVDTVTDVEPATVEAIKDVVAEADAGGLTAEVNGSGLVSMPEGASAELIGIGVAIIVLLIVFGSVVAAGIPIITALIGLGTGLLGVVGSTAFFDIGSSTPILASMIGLAVGIDYALFILARYRSELEHTDDRAEAMGIATGTAGSAVVFAGLTVLIALAALSVVGIPFLTTMGLAAAGTVLVAVLVALTLLPAVLGMVKSWAFGGRIRRYRPQRDERGRVLNNGVRWARLVGRAPVAAILLVVVGLGALAVPVKDLHLAFPTDSTASPETTQRRAADLVAQGFGPGRQGPLVVVVDARDVAEPDREAAFGEVVDWAAGQDGVVNAQVVATNEDGTGAQVLVTPSTGADDVATEDLLHALRDGQPALESATGTTTGVTGITAIQADVSEKLADALPVYLTVVIGLAFLLLMLVFRSILVPLTATLGFLLSVLATLGATVLVFQEGMFGVVEGAPLVSFMPIFLIGVVFGLAMDYQVFLVTRIREAHVHGASPREAVVDGFRNSARVVAAAAVIMTSVFAAFMLTDEPIIKSMGFALAVAVLFDAFVVRMVLVPALLYLLGEKAWWLPHWLDRVLPVIDVEGESLERGHASAQWRDEREPELVG; encoded by the coding sequence ATGGCCCGCCTCCTGTTCCGCCTCGGCCGCACGGCCTACCGCCGCTGGTACGTCTTCGTCGCCGCCTGGCTCGTTGCGCTGGTCGCGGTCGGCTTCACCGCGACCGCGATCAGCAAGCCGATGACCGACGCCTTCTCCATCCCCGGCATCGAGTCGGAGGAGGCCGCCGACCTGCAGGAGGAGCTGTTCCCCGACGCCGTCGACGCCTTCGACCAGGCGGGCATCACGGTCGTCGTGGCCGCGCCGGAGGGCAGCACGCTCGGCGAGGAGCCGTACGCCGACCGCGTGGCCGCGCTGGTCGCCGAGCTCGCGGACACCCCGCAGGCACCGGCCGCCGAGACGATCCTCGACCCGGTGGCCGCCGCCGCGGGGCAGGAGCAGCAGATGGTGGACGCGGTGGTCGAGGCCGGCGGTGACGAGGCGGCGGCGCGCGAGGACTTCGCCGCGCTCTCCCCGCTGTCCGAGGACGGCCGGACCGGCACCATCAGCTACGTCCTCGACGTCGACACCGTCACGGACGTGGAGCCGGCGACCGTCGAGGCCATCAAGGACGTGGTCGCCGAGGCCGACGCCGGCGGCCTCACCGCGGAGGTCAACGGCTCGGGCCTGGTCTCCATGCCCGAGGGCGCCTCCGCCGAGCTCATCGGCATCGGCGTCGCGATCATCGTGCTGCTCATCGTCTTCGGCTCCGTCGTCGCCGCCGGCATCCCGATCATCACCGCCCTCATCGGCCTCGGCACGGGCCTGCTCGGCGTCGTCGGGTCGACCGCGTTCTTCGACATCGGCTCCAGCACGCCGATCCTGGCCAGCATGATCGGCCTCGCCGTCGGCATCGACTACGCGCTCTTCATCCTCGCCCGCTACCGCAGCGAGCTCGAGCACACCGACGACCGTGCGGAGGCGATGGGCATCGCGACCGGCACCGCCGGGTCGGCCGTCGTGTTCGCCGGACTGACGGTCCTCATCGCGCTCGCCGCGCTCTCGGTCGTCGGCATCCCGTTCCTCACCACCATGGGCCTCGCCGCCGCCGGCACGGTGCTGGTCGCCGTGCTGGTCGCGCTGACCCTGCTCCCCGCCGTGCTCGGCATGGTGAAGTCGTGGGCGTTCGGCGGACGCATCCGCCGCTACCGCCCGCAGCGCGACGAGCGCGGTCGCGTGCTCAACAACGGCGTGCGCTGGGCCAGGCTCGTCGGTCGTGCGCCCGTGGCGGCGATCCTGCTCGTCGTCGTCGGCCTCGGCGCGCTCGCCGTACCCGTCAAGGACCTGCACCTGGCGTTCCCGACGGACTCCACGGCCTCACCCGAGACCACCCAGCGCCGCGCCGCCGACCTGGTCGCCCAGGGCTTCGGCCCGGGTCGCCAGGGTCCGCTCGTCGTGGTGGTGGACGCGCGCGACGTCGCCGAGCCGGACCGCGAGGCCGCGTTCGGCGAGGTCGTCGACTGGGCGGCCGGCCAGGACGGCGTCGTCAACGCCCAGGTCGTCGCCACCAACGAGGACGGCACCGGTGCCCAGGTGCTGGTGACGCCCTCCACCGGCGCCGACGACGTCGCCACCGAGGACCTGCTGCACGCCCTGCGCGACGGCCAGCCCGCCCTCGAGTCCGCGACGGGCACGACCACCGGCGTCACCGGGATCACCGCCATCCAGGCCGACGTCTCGGAGAAGCTCGCCGACGCGCTCCCGGTCTACCTGACGGTCGTCATCGGGCTCGCCTTCCTGCTCCTCATGCTCGTCTTCCGGTCGATCCTCGTGCCGCTGACCGCCACCTTGGGCTTCCTGCTCTCCGTGCTGGCCACGCTCGGGGCCACCGTGCTGGTCTTCCAGGAGGGCATGTTCGGCGTCGTCGAGGGCGCGCCGCTCGTGTCGTTCATGCCGATCTTCCTGATCGGCGTGGTGTTCGGGCTCGCGATGGACTACCAGGTCTTCCTCGTCACCCGGATCCGCGAGGCGCACGTCCACGGTGCCTCGCCGCGCGAGGCGGTGGTCGACGGCTTCCGCAACTCCGCACGCGTCGTCGCGGCGGCCGCCGTGATCATGACCTCGGTCTTCGCGGCCTTCATGCTCACCGACGAGCCGATCATCAAGTCGATGGGGTTCGCGCTCGCCGTGGCGGTGCTCTTCGACGCCTTCGTCGTGCGGATGGTGCTCGTCCCGGCGCTGCTCTACCTGCTCGGCGAGAAGGCCTGGTGGCTGCCGCACTGGCTCGACCGGGTCCTGCCCGTCATCGACGTCGAGGGCGAGTCGCTGGAGCGCGGCCACGCGTCCGCGCAGTGGCGCGACGAGCGCGAGCCCGAGCTGGTCGGCTGA
- a CDS encoding TetR/AcrR family transcriptional regulator, whose product MSDSAIHRRGRRTTELRIVDAAQRLADEHGSIDGFTMNELALAADVSRRTLFNYFPSKVDAVLGPDVVIDPDALETFRTGGPTGDLIEDLQALLLGILENEDVDREVLRRFDRIVHANPVLLLTLKDRMRRLVERLVEAAVQRPGGDLPARDVHLAVAVLGGVTEAAVTAFIDDPEQDFAGLIVSGIATVRRLFG is encoded by the coding sequence GTGTCCGATAGTGCAATCCACCGCCGCGGTCGGCGGACGACCGAGCTGCGCATCGTCGACGCCGCCCAGCGGCTCGCCGACGAGCACGGCAGCATCGATGGCTTCACGATGAACGAGCTCGCCCTGGCCGCCGACGTCTCGCGCCGCACCCTGTTCAACTACTTCCCGAGCAAGGTCGACGCGGTGCTCGGCCCGGACGTCGTCATCGACCCGGACGCGCTGGAGACGTTCCGCACCGGCGGCCCGACCGGCGACCTGATCGAGGACCTGCAGGCCCTGCTGCTGGGGATCCTCGAGAACGAGGACGTCGACCGCGAGGTGCTCCGGCGGTTCGACCGCATCGTGCACGCCAATCCGGTCCTGCTGCTCACGCTCAAGGACCGGATGCGCCGGCTCGTCGAGCGCCTGGTCGAGGCCGCCGTCCAGCGCCCGGGCGGCGACCTGCCCGCGCGCGACGTGCACCTCGCCGTCGCGGTCCTCGGCGGCGTCACCGAGGCCGCGGTCACCGCCTTCATCGACGACCCCGAGCAGGACTTCGCCGGGCTCATCGTCTCCGGCATCGCCACCGTCCGCCGCCTCTTCGGCTGA
- a CDS encoding ABC transporter ATP-binding protein, with amino-acid sequence MTDQRIAGGLAVELSDLTRVYGSVRALDGLTLHLDPGELVALLGPSGCGKTTALRILAGLDRATSGTVAVGGKDLTRVPANKRDMGMVFQAYSLFPHMTVIDNVAFGLKLRGRDGAARRRRAGDMLDLVGLGEHADRYAHQLSGGQQQRVALARALAIEPSVLLLDEPLSALDAKVRVQLRDEIRRVQIEVGTTTLFVTHDQEEALAVADRVGVMNAGRLEQLAPPAELYSAPASRFVGEFVGLSNRVPARVTGEVASVLGRDVPVLPGSATGEGVALVRPESVSVVADPAGPATVATVMFLGPLSRVTCTLADGTDVVSQLASSEALRLEPGDRVRLEVAPAPVLVVA; translated from the coding sequence ATGACCGACCAGAGGATCGCGGGCGGTCTCGCCGTCGAGCTGTCCGACCTCACCCGCGTCTACGGGTCGGTGCGCGCCCTCGACGGGCTCACGCTCCACCTCGACCCCGGCGAGCTGGTCGCCTTGCTCGGCCCGTCCGGCTGCGGCAAGACCACCGCCCTGCGGATCCTGGCCGGCCTCGACCGGGCCACCTCCGGCACCGTCGCCGTGGGCGGCAAGGACCTGACGCGGGTGCCGGCCAACAAGCGCGACATGGGCATGGTCTTCCAGGCCTACAGCCTGTTCCCGCACATGACGGTGATCGACAACGTCGCCTTCGGCCTCAAGCTGCGCGGCCGCGACGGTGCGGCGCGACGCCGGCGCGCGGGCGACATGCTCGACCTCGTCGGGCTCGGCGAGCACGCCGACCGCTACGCGCACCAGCTCTCCGGCGGCCAGCAGCAACGCGTCGCCCTCGCCCGCGCCCTCGCGATCGAGCCGTCGGTGCTGCTGCTCGACGAGCCGCTGTCGGCGCTCGACGCGAAGGTCCGCGTGCAGCTGCGCGACGAGATCCGCCGCGTCCAGATCGAGGTCGGCACGACGACCCTCTTCGTCACGCACGACCAGGAGGAGGCGCTGGCCGTCGCCGACCGGGTCGGCGTGATGAACGCCGGTCGTCTCGAGCAGCTTGCCCCCCCGGCCGAGCTCTACTCCGCGCCGGCCAGCCGGTTCGTGGGGGAGTTCGTCGGCCTCAGCAACCGGGTGCCGGCCCGCGTCACCGGCGAGGTGGCCTCCGTCCTCGGCCGCGACGTGCCCGTGCTCCCCGGGTCGGCGACGGGGGAGGGCGTCGCACTCGTCCGCCCCGAGTCGGTCTCGGTGGTCGCGGACCCGGCCGGTCCGGCCACCGTCGCGACCGTCATGTTCCTCGGGCCCCTGTCGCGGGTGACGTGCACGCTCGCCGACGGCACCGACGTGGTGTCCCAGCTCGCCAGCTCCGAAGCGCTGCGCCTCGAGCCGGGGGACCGGGTGCGGCTCGAGGTCGCGCCCGCGCCGGTGCTCGTCGTGGCCTGA
- a CDS encoding ABC transporter permease, whose product MTHSPVFRVVRALLLLAFAAYFFVPLLAMFDFSTQVRGSAPGRTWDNWAFMVTDEDLRSSIVASLLLALFTVVLMVALLVPTMVWVRLRVPRAKKLIEFLCLLPLTIPALVIVVGITNVYSWVTYLLGDDALVLTFAYVVLVLPYSFRAVDASLSAVDAATLSEAARSLGAGWFTVIVRIIMPNITGGILGAAFIAVALVLGEYVFASLLHFDTLPVAMAALYKTNGPAAMAAALASMILVAVLLVGLTFLSRDRHKQGASS is encoded by the coding sequence ATGACGCACTCACCGGTCTTCCGGGTCGTCCGGGCGCTGCTGCTGCTGGCGTTCGCGGCCTACTTCTTCGTCCCCCTGCTCGCGATGTTCGACTTCTCCACCCAGGTCCGGGGCAGCGCGCCCGGCCGCACCTGGGACAACTGGGCCTTCATGGTCACCGACGAGGACCTCCGCTCCTCGATCGTCGCCTCGCTGCTGCTGGCGCTCTTCACCGTGGTGCTGATGGTCGCCCTGCTGGTGCCGACGATGGTGTGGGTGCGGCTGCGCGTCCCGCGGGCCAAGAAGCTCATCGAGTTCCTGTGCCTGCTGCCGCTCACGATCCCCGCGCTGGTCATCGTCGTCGGCATCACCAACGTCTACTCCTGGGTGACCTACCTGCTCGGCGACGACGCCCTGGTGCTGACCTTCGCCTACGTCGTGCTGGTGCTGCCCTACTCCTTCCGCGCCGTCGACGCCTCGCTCTCGGCCGTCGACGCCGCGACGCTGTCGGAGGCGGCCCGGTCGCTCGGCGCGGGCTGGTTCACCGTGATCGTGCGGATCATCATGCCCAACATCACCGGCGGCATCCTGGGCGCGGCGTTCATCGCCGTGGCCCTCGTGCTCGGCGAGTACGTCTTCGCCTCGCTGCTGCACTTCGACACCCTGCCGGTCGCGATGGCAGCGCTCTACAAGACCAACGGACCCGCCGCCATGGCCGCGGCGCTCGCCTCGATGATCCTCGTCGCGGTGCTGCTCGTGGGCCTCACCTTCCTCAGCCGTGACCGGCACAAGCAAGGAGCTTCGTCATGA
- a CDS encoding ABC transporter permease, with product MGRPARGHRRAGHPDRRADGDRRGVPRGELVQGHPLSTTTSGSPGRRSAVGPALPLLPFLLFVLVFLVVPTLTVVVGAFQDEDGRFTLGNLDALTSEAALSALRGSLVLSASTALIGAVLGALLAYLIVSMPPSSLMRRATLAVSGVLAQFGGVVLAFAWIATIGPVGVMTKAAADLFGADLYGSGWLFGLPGLVVVYAYFQIPLMVIVFAPAFEGLRPQWREAAVNLGASTWSYWRHVALPLLTPAFLGALLLLFANAFAAYATAAVLVSQGQPIVPLMIRQAITSEVLLGQANVGFALALEMIVVVTLVMVAYNLLLRRTSRWMR from the coding sequence GTGGGGCGCCCTGCCCGAGGTCACCGGCGAGCCGGTCATCCCGACCGACGAGCAGACGGTGACCGCCGGGGAGTACCTCGCGGCGAACTGGTCCAAGGCCATCCGCTGAGCACGACCACCAGTGGGAGTCCGGGCCGGCGGTCCGCCGTCGGCCCGGCCCTCCCGCTCCTGCCGTTCCTCCTCTTCGTCCTGGTCTTCCTCGTCGTCCCGACGCTGACCGTCGTCGTCGGTGCGTTCCAGGACGAGGACGGCCGGTTCACCCTCGGCAACCTCGACGCGCTGACCAGCGAGGCCGCCCTCTCGGCGCTGCGCGGGTCGTTGGTCCTCTCGGCGTCGACCGCCCTCATCGGCGCCGTGCTCGGCGCGCTGCTCGCCTACCTCATCGTCTCGATGCCGCCGAGCAGCCTCATGCGGCGCGCCACCCTCGCGGTGAGCGGCGTGCTCGCCCAGTTCGGTGGCGTCGTGCTGGCCTTCGCGTGGATCGCGACCATCGGCCCGGTCGGCGTGATGACCAAGGCTGCGGCGGACCTGTTCGGGGCGGACCTCTACGGCTCGGGGTGGCTCTTCGGGCTGCCCGGCCTGGTGGTCGTCTACGCCTACTTCCAGATCCCGCTCATGGTGATCGTCTTCGCCCCGGCCTTCGAGGGCCTGCGCCCGCAGTGGCGCGAGGCGGCGGTCAACCTCGGGGCGTCCACGTGGTCCTACTGGCGCCACGTCGCGCTGCCGCTGCTGACGCCGGCCTTCCTCGGCGCGCTGCTGCTGCTCTTCGCCAACGCGTTCGCCGCCTATGCCACCGCGGCCGTGCTGGTCAGCCAGGGCCAGCCGATCGTGCCGCTCATGATCCGCCAGGCCATCACCAGCGAGGTCCTCCTCGGCCAGGCCAACGTCGGCTTCGCGCTGGCGCTGGAGATGATCGTCGTGGTGACGCTGGTGATGGTGGCCTACAACCTGCTCCTGCGGCGTACGTCGAGGTGGATGCGATGA
- a CDS encoding ABC transporter substrate-binding protein, which yields MNTRKTLVSLAAMATLAAAAGCAAPEKEADTTTESGVDAAAATSAEDFGGLEELVTAAQEEGELNVIALPPDWANYGEVISTFEEKYDIEVNSDQPDAASQDEINAANDLRGTDRAPDVFDLGQSVALANTDMFAPYQVETWDDIPDEFKDPDGAWVNDYGGYMSIGYDSAVVPDVTSVKDLLGPEFKGKVALNGDPTQAGAAFSGVVMASIANGGSADDVAPGVDFFTQLKEAGNFLTVDPDSTTIEQGTTPVVIDWDYLGAAAAANVDTWKTVVPEEAVVAGYYFQAINADAPHPAAARLWQEFLYSDEGQNLWLKGGARPVRGDAMAEAGTIDEELWGALPEVTGEPVIPTDEQTVTAGEYLAANWSKAIR from the coding sequence GTGAACACCCGCAAGACGCTCGTATCCCTCGCCGCGATGGCCACGCTCGCCGCGGCCGCCGGCTGCGCCGCCCCCGAGAAGGAGGCGGACACCACCACCGAGAGCGGCGTCGACGCCGCCGCCGCGACCTCCGCCGAGGACTTCGGCGGCCTGGAGGAGCTCGTCACGGCCGCGCAGGAGGAGGGCGAGCTCAACGTCATCGCCCTGCCGCCCGACTGGGCCAACTACGGCGAGGTGATCTCCACCTTCGAGGAGAAGTACGACATCGAGGTCAACTCCGACCAGCCCGACGCCGCCTCGCAGGACGAGATCAACGCCGCCAACGACCTCCGGGGCACCGACCGCGCCCCCGACGTCTTCGACCTCGGCCAGTCGGTCGCGCTCGCCAACACCGACATGTTCGCGCCCTACCAGGTGGAGACCTGGGACGACATCCCCGACGAGTTCAAGGACCCGGACGGCGCCTGGGTCAACGACTACGGCGGCTACATGTCGATCGGCTACGACTCCGCGGTCGTCCCGGACGTCACGTCGGTGAAGGACCTGCTCGGGCCGGAGTTCAAGGGCAAGGTCGCGCTCAACGGTGACCCGACCCAGGCCGGCGCGGCGTTCAGCGGCGTGGTGATGGCCTCGATCGCCAATGGCGGGTCGGCCGACGACGTCGCCCCCGGCGTCGACTTCTTCACCCAGCTCAAGGAGGCCGGCAACTTCCTCACCGTCGACCCCGACTCGACCACCATCGAGCAGGGCACCACCCCCGTCGTCATCGACTGGGACTACCTCGGTGCCGCCGCGGCCGCCAACGTCGACACGTGGAAGACGGTCGTCCCCGAGGAGGCCGTCGTGGCCGGCTACTACTTCCAGGCGATCAACGCCGACGCGCCGCACCCGGCCGCCGCGCGCCTGTGGCAGGAGTTCCTCTACAGCGACGAGGGCCAGAACCTCTGGCTCAAGGGTGGCGCCCGTCCGGTCCGCGGTGACGCGATGGCCGAGGCCGGCACCATCGACGAGGAGCTGTGGGGCGCCCTGCCCGAGGTCACCGGCGAGCCGGTCATCCCGACCGACGAGCAGACGGTGACCGCCGGGGAGTACCTCGCGGCGAACTGGTCCAAGGCCATCCGCTGA
- a CDS encoding PLD nuclease N-terminal domain-containing protein has protein sequence MRIVLFLVPIVLGIYCLVEAISSRDDEVRHLSKVWWILLILFFPFVGSVAWLAAGRPVRAARRPGPHERSATAFPEYDRPGRFAATDPGADEEFLKKVRERAEEQRRKAREQERRGREGDAGEDAGPA, from the coding sequence ATGCGCATCGTCCTCTTCCTGGTGCCGATCGTGCTGGGCATCTACTGCCTCGTCGAGGCCATCTCGAGCCGCGACGACGAGGTGCGCCACCTGTCGAAGGTGTGGTGGATCCTGCTCATCCTGTTCTTCCCCTTCGTCGGCTCGGTCGCCTGGCTGGCGGCCGGCCGCCCGGTGCGCGCGGCGCGGCGGCCCGGTCCCCACGAGCGCAGCGCCACCGCGTTCCCGGAGTACGACCGCCCCGGCCGGTTCGCGGCCACCGACCCCGGCGCCGACGAGGAGTTCCTCAAGAAGGTCCGCGAGCGTGCCGAGGAGCAGCGCCGCAAGGCACGCGAGCAGGAGCGGCGCGGGCGTGAGGGCGACGCGGGCGAGGACGCCGGCCCGGCGTAG